The Triticum aestivum cultivar Chinese Spring chromosome 7B, IWGSC CS RefSeq v2.1, whole genome shotgun sequence genome window below encodes:
- the LOC123161075 gene encoding uncharacterized protein yields MASEEEQSSLEEPSPPRTPTSWPSQPLLLDPAYARSKSVIHDELRSFRVFLQWCALDHSSPAARAASYAAFLALALAVPAAVTASLRADASLSPASASAVTFNRVATLTASGLAAVSFVTMAVFFRRCGGLRQLLFLDGGLRDDTAFVRRRYERELDRAFRLLAALLVPALCVEAAHKAVFFFSTVRVDPPLPLPHVPWRAVALVATVASWVYRTGLLVCVLFRLTCELQILRFEGIYHMFDAEACAAADEIFVEHRRIRTQLLATSHRYRVFIICCLVTITVSQLGALLVALSSQDGKSFANSSNLLVGSSVQLSGFFMCLLCLAGFMGLLRHVGFMGRRLIYGSCTGL; encoded by the exons ATGGCGTCCGAGGAGGAGCAGAGCTCGCTGGAGGAGCCGTCCCCGCCGCGGACGCCGACGTCCTGGCCGTCACAGCCGCTGCTCCTGGACCCGGCCTACGCGCGGAGCAAGTCGGTCATCCACGACGAGCTGCGCAGCTTCCGCGTGTTCCTGCAGTGGTGCGCGCTCGACCACTCCTCCCCCGCCGCGCGGGCCGCCTCGTACGCGGCCTTCCTCGCGCTGGCGCTCGCCGTGCCCGCCGCCGTCACGGCCTCCCTCCGCGCCGACGCATCGCTGTCCCCTGCCTCCGCGTCCGCGGTCACGTTCAATCGCGTGGCCACGCTCACGGCGTCGGGGCTCGCCGCCGTCTCGTTCGTCACGATGGCCGTCTTCTTCCGCCGCTGCGGCGGCCTCCGGCAGCTGCTGTTCCTCGACGGGGGCCTCCGCGACGACACCGCGTTCGTCCGCCGCCGCTACGAGCGGGAGCTGGACCGCGCGTTCCGCCTCCTGGCGGCGCTGCTCGTCCCGGCCCTCTGCGTGGAGGCCGCGCACAAGGccgtcttcttcttctccaccgTGCGCGTGGATCCGCCGCTCCCTCTCCCGCACGTGCCGTGGCGCGCGGTGGCGCTGGTGGCCACGGTGGCGTCGTGGGTGTACCGCACAGGCCTGCTGGTGTGCGTGCTGTTCCGCCTCACCTGCGAGCTCCAGATCCTGCGCTTTGAGGGGATCTACCACATGTTCGACGCGGAGGCgtgcgccgccgccgacgagatctTCGTGGAGCACCGCCGCATCCGGACGCAGCTGCTGGCTACCAGCCACCGGTACAGGGTGTTCATCATCTGCTGCCTCGTCACCATCACCGTCAGCCAGCTCGGCGCCCTGCTCGTCGCCCTCTCCTCCCAGGACGGCAAGAGCTTCGCCAACTCCAGCAACCTCCTG GTTGGTTCGTCGGTGCAGCTGAGTGGGTTCTTCATGTGCCTTCTATGTCTCgcaggattcatgggccttctacgtcacgtaggatTCATGGGCCgtcgactcatttatgggtcttgtacgggcctttaa